In Zingiber officinale cultivar Zhangliang chromosome 8B, Zo_v1.1, whole genome shotgun sequence, a single genomic region encodes these proteins:
- the LOC122015008 gene encoding probable N6-adenosine-methyltransferase MT-A70-like, which translates to MEPQTHTGDDGGDDIESVKRLRQQMEDAVASRRQSQLDLISSLQNIVPDLVSSMDASRRIISAFNSRPFSPTPNPSPKSTADHHQPLTPRRRPLPDAHPLPRTRPEAAPPSPGAGGGSANGSDRLSIVRTIVAVCLLELVPFTEIDSAALLRRLENDQSSATPAEKAALTDLGGDLGPISSVEMALRRISEESGGVQLEELTVNGKSMLMIWGIDRNKLLKELPETSSHGQQPPLHLSSAEPNSSKGNTHGQGPVVTGADNAPIMMPSRSPDMWMGLSDSHLAGMPHMFRGGAPPSVGPRGGPRVMGMMGMPRAMGLSPLHRPIMGPDNSPGAPNSAMPKQRTEEDDLKDLESLLNKKTFREMQMSKTGEELLDLIHRPTARETAVAAKFKTKGGSQLKEYCSNLTKEDCRRQSGSFVACDKVHFRRIIAPHTDTNLGDCSFLDTCRHTKTCKYVHYELDQTPDAPIIMGSTNAPPPKELKLRRAEYCSEVELGEPQWINCDIRSFRMDILGKFGVIMADPPWDIHMELPYGTMADDEMRTLNVPLLQTDGLIFLWVTGRAMELGRECLELWGYERVEEIIWVKTNQLQRIIRTGRTGHWLNHSKEHCLVGIKGNPEVNRNIDTDVIVAEVRETSRKPDEMYPMLERISPRTRKLELFARMHNTHAGWLSLGNQLNGVRLVDEGLRARFKAAYPDVEVQPVSPTRTASAADTESNVSQMRAPSVGAEHYSEPAVTPAGYASVVKPMVSDTEAAV; encoded by the exons ATGGAGCCGCAAACCCATACCGGCGATGATGGAGGCGACGACATCGAATCCGTTAAGCGATTGCGACAGCAAATGGAAGACGCCGTCGCCTCCCGCCGCCAGTCGCAGCTCGACCTCATCTCCTCCCTTCAGAACATCGTCCCCGACCTCGTATCCTCCATGGATGCCTCCCGCCGCATCATCTCCGCCTTCAACAGCCGGCCCTTCTCGCCCACCCCAAACCCTAGCCCCAAATCTACCGCCGATCACCACCAGCCCCTCACGCCCCGGCGCCGCCCCCTTCCAGATGCACACCCCCTGCCTCGCACTCGCCCCGAGGCGGCACCGCCTTCTCCTGGCGCCGGAGGCGGCTCTGCCAATGGCAGCGACCGCCTCTCCATCGTCCGCACCATTGTTGCAGTATGTCTCCTGGAGCTCGTCCCGTTCACTGAGATTGACTCCGCAGCATTGCTTCGGCGGTTGGAGAATGACCAGTCTTCCGCCACTCCTGCTGAGAAGGCTGCTTTGACTGATCTTGGTGGGGATCTTGGGCCAATCTCTTCCGTCGAGATGGCGCTCCGGCGAATCTCTGAGGAGAGTGGGGGAGTCCAGTTGGAAGAGCTCACCGTGAACGGTAAATCCATGCTGATGATTTGGGGCATCGATCGGAACAAGCTTCTTAAGGAACTTCCCGAGACCTCTTCTCATGGTCAGCAGCCCCCATTGCATTTGTCATCGGCGGAACCCAACTCAAGCAAGGGGAATACTCATGGTCAGGGGCCGGTAGTGACCGGAGCTGACAATGCTCCTATTATGATGCCAAGTCGGTCACCCGATATGTGGATGGGGCTTTCTGATTCTCATCTTGCCGGCATGCCCCATATGTTTCGTGGTGGCGCCCCGCCCTCGGTTGGTCCAAGGGGCGGGCCTAGGGTTATGGGGATGATGGGGATGCCAAGGGCGATGGGACTCTCTCCACTCCATAGGCCCATCATGGGACCTGACAACTCACCTGGTGCTCCAAATTCTGCAATGCCAAAGCAAAGGACAGAGGAAGATGATCTAAAGGATCTCGAGTCGTTGTTAAATAAAAAGACATTTAGGGAGATGCAGATGTCAAAGACAGGAGAGGAGCTTTTGGATTTGATTCACCGGCCTACTGCAAGAGAGACTGCTGTTGCTGCAAAG TTCAAAACGAAAGGTGGATCTCAACTCAAGGAATACTGTTCTAATTTAACTAAAGAAGACTGCAGGCGCCAATCTGGTTCTTTTGTTGCTTGTGATAAG GTTCATTTCCGGCGTATTATTGCTCCACATACTGATACGAATTTAGGTGATTGCTCTTTTCTGGATACTTGCCGTCATACAAAG ACTTGCAAATATGTTCATTATGAACTTGACCAAACACCAGATGCTCCAATTATAATGGGATCTACCAATGCTCCACCTCCGAAGGAACTAAAGCTCCGAAGGGCTGAATACTGTTCAGAAGTGGAGCTTGGTGAACCCCAGTGGATAAATTGTGATATCCGTTCATTTAGAATGGACATTTTGGGAAAATTCGGGGTCATTATGGCCGACCCTCCGTGGGATATTCATATGGAATTGCCTTATGGTACAATGGCTGATGATGAAATGAGAACTCTGAATGTACCTTTATTGCAAACTGATggtttaatttttctttgggtCACTGGGCGTGCAATGGAACTTGGGCGTGAGTG CCTGGAGCTTTGGGGATATGAACGTGTTGAAGAAATCATATGGGTGAAGACCAATCAGCTTCAGCGGATCATAAGAACTGGACGAACAGGCCATTGGCTCAATCATAGTAAAGAACATTGCCTTGTTGGAATAAAGGGAAATCCTGAGGTCAACAGGAATATTGACACTGATGTAATTGTTGCTGAAGTTCGGGAAACAAGTAGGAAACCGGATGAG ATGTACCCTATGCTGGAGAGAATTAGCCCGAGGACGCGAAAATTGGAGCTCTTTGCTCGTATGCACAATACACATGCAGG GTGGCTATCGCTAGGAAATCAACTCAATGGGGTGCGACTAGTGGATGAAGGCCTTCGGGCAAGATTCAAGGCTGCTTATCCGGATGTGGAGGTACAACCAGTGTCACCTACTAGAACAGCTTCTGCTGCGGACACAGAATCAAATGTCTCTCAAATGAGGGCACCTTCTGTCGGAGCTGAACACTACAGCGAACCAGCAGTGACCCCTGCAGGTTATGCTTCTGTAGTGAAACCCATGGTGTCAGACACTGAAGCTGCAGTGTGA